In Helicoverpa armigera isolate CAAS_96S chromosome 20, ASM3070526v1, whole genome shotgun sequence, one DNA window encodes the following:
- the LOC135118294 gene encoding uncharacterized protein LOC135118294 — MQGLEALNSGAESCGIYSDSRAALQTVTNPGSMHSLAIEARRNLSVALTRGKAVTLFWIKAHAGIDGNERADELAKEAALSSRRKPDYDRCPISFVKGDLRSDSLDEWNRRYKTGVTASVTKVFFPDAREAYRLVRKIQPQGIVTSIFTGHGGFSQYTPLQVSESPSCVCDPAVEESVQHILFECPVFGAKRYNLAQKIGNNVTIGEAYGLVASKRTRAEFMEYAEAICRTVVERNASD, encoded by the coding sequence ATGCAGGGCCTAGAAGCCCTGAACAGCGGAGCAGAGAGCTGCGGAATATACAGTGACTCACGAGCTGCTTTGCAGACAGTGACCAATCCCGGGTCTATGCACTCCCTCGCAATCGAGGCGCGCCGAAACCTCAGCGTGGCCTTGACCCGTGGCAAAGCTGTGACCTTGTTCTGGATCAAGGCCCACGCCGGCATCGATGGCAACGAGCGCGCCGACGAGCTTGCAAAAGAAGCAGCACTTTCGAGTCGGAGGAAGCCTGATTATGACCGGTGCCCGATCTCATTCGTCAAGGGGGATCTTCGAAGCGACTCTCTTGACGAATGGAACAGGAGGTATAAAACGGGCGTGACGGCCTCCGTCACGAAAGTGTTCTTCCCGGATGCGAGGGAGGCATATCGCTTGGTGCGCAAAATACAGCCGCAGGGCATCGTTACTAGCATCTTTACGGGCCATGGGGGGTTCTCCCAATACACACCGCTTCAAGTGTCGGAGAGCCCGTCATGCGTCTGCGACCCTGCGGTTGAAGAGTCTGTCCAGCACATTTTATTTGAGTGTCCAGTGTTTGGGGCTAAACGCTACAACCTCGCccaaaaaataggaaacaatgTGACGATCGGCGAAGCCTACGGGCTCGTCGCAAGCAAAAGAACAAGAGCCGAATTTATGGAATATGCGGAAGCCATATGTAGGACTGTAGTGGAAAGGAACGCATCGGACTAA